DNA from Chitinophaga pendula:
TGTCTGTTTTGGTGCCTGATTGTTGTGCCGGTATGACGGGTGTCGTACGCATATTACAATAGTTCCGGGTCTTCTGTATTATCCCGTACATCTACGACATGGTCTTGTTCCATGAAGGATTTGAAATGCTGTATATCTTTTTCCACGACATGCTGGAAGGCTGGGTTGAAGATCCAGGCCAGGCTGGTACCTACGTATCCGGCGGGGGGGCGGTAGGAGATCATGATTTCCATTTCGGTACCACCGCCGATGGCATCTTTGAAGGTGATTCGGCCTGCGGTGGATATTTCTGAACCTGGGAGAGAGCGCCAGCCGAGCAGGCGGCCTGCCTCTTCGCGGACGATTTCAGCATCCCATTCGAGGGTGCCTATGCCGCCGGGGCCGAGGGCTACCCAATGTGAGCCGCTGGTGCTGGTTTCTTTTACTGACTGCAGGTGATTCATGAATAGGGGAAGATTTTCCAGCTGTCGCCAGAAATAATATACTTCT
Protein-coding regions in this window:
- a CDS encoding SRPBCC family protein; this encodes MNNYIHHSNGRPQPSAGALYDSSTIINVSKEGRIASLLAGALVINKAIRQVDRKPLRSLFKLALGGYMVYRGLSGNCPISGWAKRRYGPHPHAINIRTALLIDKPREEVYYFWRQLENLPLFMNHLQSVKETSTSGSHWVALGPGGIGTLEWDAEIVREEAGRLLGWRSLPGSEISTAGRITFKDAIGGGTEMEIMISYRPPAGYVGTSLAWIFNPAFQHVVEKDIQHFKSFMEQDHVVDVRDNTEDPELL